Genomic window (Desulfuromonas sp.):
CCGGTATCAATATTGATATAATCGAGCTTTTGCGCCAGAAGTTTACTGAGAGTACTTTTTCCGGCCCCGGACGGGCCATCGATGGCAACGATCAGTCTCTTCATCTCAGGCACCACTGACCTTTTCGAGAATATTCCAGAAACCGGGAAAAGAGGTTTCGGTGCAGGCGGTGTCGCTGATCGTCACTTCATTACGACAGGCCAGAGCCGCAATCGCCATGCTCATGGCAATCCGGTGATCGCCGTGCGATTTGACCGCTCCTCCGGACAGGGTCTCGCGGCCGGTCACAAGCATCCCGTCCGCACGCGCTTCGACCCCGGCGCCAAGAGTATTCAGTTCGTCAACAATCGCTGCAATGCGGTCGGTCTCCTTGACCCGCAATTCGGCAGCATCACAGATTTCGGTCGTCCCCTCGGCCAAGGCGGCGGCGACGCTGATAACCGGAAATTCATCGATCGCCCGGGGGACCACCTCGCCACCGATCCTGACCCCTTTGAGCCGGCTGCTGGTTACCAGAATATCAGCGACCGGTTCACCTGAAA
Coding sequences:
- a CDS encoding 3-phosphoshikimate 1-carboxyvinyltransferase (catalyzes the formation of 5-O-(1-carboxyvinyl)-3-phosphoshikimate from phosphoenolpyruvate and 3-phosphoshikimate in tryptophan biosynthesis) encodes the protein RMLRCLGADIESFAGGVRVTPGQELTARGIDVPGDISSAAFFLVAGLIVPGSELLIRNVGVNPSRSGIIDILCAMGGRLELQNQREVSGEPVADILVTSSRLKGVRIGGEVVPRAIDEFPVISVAAALAEGTTEICDAAELRVKETDRIAAIVDELNTLGAGVEARADGMLVTGRETLSGGAVKSHGDHRIAMSMAIAALACRNEVTISDTACTETSFPGFWNILEKVSGA